TTTCACTGAGTTCGGCGCTCGCGACCTTTGCCTGGCTGGCGCTGGGCGGCATAGCCGTCGGCGTGGCCGTCACCTTCGCCATCAGCTACGCCAAGCTGTGGGTCAGCCGGCGCTGGGGAGAAGACGTCGGGGCGCAGATACTGGTCAGCCTGCTGATCCCGTTCGCCGCCTATCTGGCGGCGGAAGAGTTGCATGCGTCGGGCATCCTCGCGGCGGTCGCGGCCGGCGTGACCATGAGCTTCACCGAGCGCAGCAATCAGGCGCTGGCCTCGACCCGCATCCGGCGCACGGCGGTGTGGGACGCGGTGCAGTTCACCGCCAACGGCCTGATCTTCGTGATCCTGGGCGAGCAGATGCCGTCGATCCTGTCGCGCGCGGCGGAGGTGATCGACGCCACGCCGCGAGACGAGGTGTGGTGGCTTGCGGTCTATGTCCTGGCCATTGTCGCGGCGCTCGCGGCCCTGCGCTTCGTCTGGGTGTGGACCTCGCTGAAGCTGACGCTGTTTCGCAGGCGCCGGCAGGGACCTCAGCCGCGCGTAGGCCTGCGGCTGGTCGCGGTGATGTCGCTGGCGGGCGTGCGCGGCGCGATCACCCTGGCGGGCATCCTGACGCTGCCCTTCGTCCTCGGGGACGGTTCGCCCATGCCGGCGCGAAGTCTGGCGATCTTTCTGGCGGCGGGCGTCATCGTGGTGTCGCTGATCCTGGCGACCGTGGCCCTGCCGCCGCTGCTGAAGTCCATCGAACTGCCGCCCGAACCGTCGCATCAGCGCGAAGAGGACCGGTCCCGCGTCGCCGCCGCCGAGGCCGCCTTGCGCGCCATCGAAGACGCCCAGCACGCCATGGCGGAGGGCCGGCCGAACCCCGACCTCTATGCCGACACGGCCTCGCGGCTGATGGAAATCTATCGCCAGCGCATCGCCAGCCGTTCGCACGCGGCCGAAGACGATTCGGCCATGGCGCGTCGGATCGACGAGATCGAGCGCCGCTTGCGGCTGACCGGCCTCGCCGCCGAACGCGAGGAGCTGATGCGACTGGCCCGTGCGCGCCAGATCGACGAAGGCGTCGCGCGCCGCCTGCTGCGGGAAGTGGACCTGCAGGAAGTCCGCTACGTCTGAGCGTCCATGAAGGCCGCAACGGCCGCGTAGTCGGCGGCGACGTGGCGCGCGCCCTGCGCCCGCAGGCGCTCGGCGTGGCCGTCGCGGATGTGACCGCCGGCCAGCAGGCCGACCACCGTCATCCCGGCCGCGACGCCGGCCTGCACGCCCGCTTCGCTGTCCTCGATCACCAGCGCGCGCGAAGGATCGACGGCCATATCCTTGGCCGCATGCAGGAACACGTCCGGGTGCGGCTTGCCGCGCTGGACATGGTGCGCGGCGCTGTAGAGGTGAGGGCCGAAATCGTCGCTGAGGCCAAAGCGATCGAGCCCGAGCCGAAGCCATTCGAGGTTGCTGGACGAGGCGACGCACCGGCGCTCGGGCCGCGCGGCCAGGAAGTCGTGCAGGCCAGCGATAGGCAGCAGAGAGCGTTCGGCCTCCGCATGGCAGGCCTGACCTAAGCCGATGTGGAAGTCGTCGGGGCAGGCGAGGCCATGCCGGGCCTCGACATCGGCGCGATTGTCTCGCCAGCGGCGGCCGACATAGCGGGTCAGCACGTCTTCGAATGTCGTCGGCATGCCGAGCGCCGTCAGCTGTTCGGCCAGGATCGTGCTGCTCAGCACCTCCGAATCCGCCACCACGCCGTCGTAGTCGAAGATGATCAGGTCGTAGCTCACGCGGCCGGCTTTTCGGCCGCCTTTGCGGCGTCCCAGAGGCGATCCATCTCCTCGAGCGTCGACTGCTCGGGCGTGCGGCCGACCTTTCGCAGTTCGGCCTCGATGAAGCCGAAGCGGCGCACGAACTTGGCGTTGGCGGCGCGCAGCGCATCCTCCGGCTCGACCTCCAGCTTGCGCGCCAGGTTGGCGACGACGAACAGCAGGTCGCCCGTCTCCTCGCGCGCCTTGGCCATGTCGCCGGCGGCGATCTCGGCGCGCAGCTCCTGGACCTCCTCGGCCAGCTTGTCGAAGACCTCGTCGGTGGACGGCCAGTCGAAGCCGACACGGCCGGCGCGCTTGGTCAGCTTGGCGGCGCGGGTGAGGGCGGGCAGGCCCACGGGCACATCGTCCAGAACGCCGCCTTGTGCGCGCGCCTTGCGCTCGGCCGCCTTGATGTCCTCCCAGCGCGCCTTCTGGGCGCCGGCCGTCCCACGCGCGACCTCTTCGGCGAAGACATGCGGGTGGCGGCGGACAAGCTTGTCGATGATGGCTTGGACCACGTCGTCGAAAGCGAAGTCTCCGGCTTCTTCCGCCATGCGGGCGTGGAAGATGACCTGGAACAGCAGATCGCCCAGTTCGGACTTCAGGTCGTCCATGTCGCCGCGCTCGATGGCGTCCGCGACCTCATAGGCCTCCTCGACCGTATAGGGCACGATGGTGGCGAAGGTCTGCTCCACGTCCCAGGGGCAGCCGCCGTCCGGGTCGCGCAGGCGGACCATGATGGCCTTCAACTGGTCGATAGGCGTCATGCGGAGGCTCCGTCCCGCGCGGCGAGGGCGAGGCGGATCTGCTCGTGGCGCGCGGGCGTC
The genomic region above belongs to Brevundimonas sp. PAMC22021 and contains:
- the mazG gene encoding nucleoside triphosphate pyrophosphohydrolase — its product is MTPIDQLKAIMVRLRDPDGGCPWDVEQTFATIVPYTVEEAYEVADAIERGDMDDLKSELGDLLFQVIFHARMAEEAGDFAFDDVVQAIIDKLVRRHPHVFAEEVARGTAGAQKARWEDIKAAERKARAQGGVLDDVPVGLPALTRAAKLTKRAGRVGFDWPSTDEVFDKLAEEVQELRAEIAAGDMAKAREETGDLLFVVANLARKLEVEPEDALRAANAKFVRRFGFIEAELRKVGRTPEQSTLEEMDRLWDAAKAAEKPAA
- a CDS encoding Na+/H+ antiporter translates to MALIETILFLLLAVVVSGSIARMTRIALPLVQIALGAVIVLISGKSVDLQPDIFFLLFLPPLLFLDGWRIPKEAVFRDRAVVLELALGLVVFTVLGLGFLIHWMIPGMPLAVAFALAAILSPTDPIAVQAVAARAPIPKRLMHILEGESLLNDATGLTCMRIAVIAATTGAFSLSSALATFAWLALGGIAVGVAVTFAISYAKLWVSRRWGEDVGAQILVSLLIPFAAYLAAEELHASGILAAVAAGVTMSFTERSNQALASTRIRRTAVWDAVQFTANGLIFVILGEQMPSILSRAAEVIDATPRDEVWWLAVYVLAIVAALAALRFVWVWTSLKLTLFRRRRQGPQPRVGLRLVAVMSLAGVRGAITLAGILTLPFVLGDGSPMPARSLAIFLAAGVIVVSLILATVALPPLLKSIELPPEPSHQREEDRSRVAAAEAALRAIEDAQHAMAEGRPNPDLYADTASRLMEIYRQRIASRSHAAEDDSAMARRIDEIERRLRLTGLAAEREELMRLARARQIDEGVARRLLREVDLQEVRYV
- a CDS encoding HAD family phosphatase, with the protein product MSYDLIIFDYDGVVADSEVLSSTILAEQLTALGMPTTFEDVLTRYVGRRWRDNRADVEARHGLACPDDFHIGLGQACHAEAERSLLPIAGLHDFLAARPERRCVASSSNLEWLRLGLDRFGLSDDFGPHLYSAAHHVQRGKPHPDVFLHAAKDMAVDPSRALVIEDSEAGVQAGVAAGMTVVGLLAGGHIRDGHAERLRAQGARHVAADYAAVAAFMDAQT